A genomic stretch from Kribbella amoyensis includes:
- a CDS encoding carbohydrate ABC transporter permease: MTLVRTRIKTRANSRSTTRISSREDRIVNGIVYVACALVAVVCVFPLLFVVAASITPYGEVLRNGGYIVIPRAITFDAYRELLADPAIPRALSVTAFITVVGTALNMLLTTLMAYPLSRRDLPGRSAVLLIALFTTVFGAGMIPTYLIVKATGLLDTVWAMIVPGAVSVFNVLIMKTFFEGIPDELVDAARIDGAGELRILVQVILPLSVPVMLTLGLFYGVSHWNEFFQAILYVRDPDLQPLQVVVRNLLARSQATENADAVLPLVTVQMAAVVVAAIPMIAVYPFVQKHFQKGVLLGSVKG, from the coding sequence GTGACACTCGTCAGGACCCGGATCAAGACCCGCGCCAACAGCCGGAGCACCACTCGCATCAGTAGTCGCGAGGACCGCATCGTCAACGGGATCGTGTACGTCGCCTGCGCGCTGGTGGCCGTGGTCTGCGTCTTCCCGCTGCTGTTCGTGGTCGCCGCGTCCATCACGCCGTACGGCGAAGTGCTGCGCAACGGTGGGTACATCGTGATCCCCCGGGCGATCACGTTCGACGCCTACCGGGAGTTGCTCGCCGATCCCGCGATCCCGCGGGCGTTGTCGGTCACCGCGTTCATCACCGTCGTCGGCACGGCGCTGAACATGCTGCTCACCACGCTGATGGCCTACCCCCTGTCCCGCCGGGACCTGCCGGGGCGGAGCGCCGTCCTGCTGATCGCGCTGTTCACCACCGTGTTCGGCGCCGGGATGATTCCGACGTACCTGATCGTCAAGGCCACCGGCCTGCTGGACACGGTGTGGGCGATGATCGTGCCGGGCGCGGTGTCGGTGTTCAACGTGCTGATCATGAAGACGTTCTTCGAAGGCATCCCCGACGAACTGGTCGACGCGGCCCGGATCGACGGCGCCGGCGAACTGCGCATCCTGGTCCAGGTGATCCTGCCGCTCTCCGTGCCGGTGATGCTCACGCTCGGCCTGTTCTACGGGGTCTCGCACTGGAACGAGTTCTTCCAGGCCATCCTCTACGTCCGCGATCCCGATCTGCAGCCGCTGCAGGTGGTCGTCCGCAACCTGCTGGCGCGCTCGCAGGCGACCGAGAACGCGGATGCCGTCCTGCCGTTGGTGACCGTGCAGATGGCCGCGGTCGTGGTGGCGGCGATCCCGATGATCGCTGTCTACCCGTTTGTGCAGAAGCACTTCCAGAAGGGCGTTCTGCTCGGTTCCGTGAAGGGCTAA